The segment CTACCATCTCCTCCCAGTTGTGCCATACACGGCTAGACTGCCCTAGCTGCTTTGCCGTCTTACCGCCTTGGCGCCTTGACACGTTTTCCAATCTCCTCCTTTTGCAAGGCTTTGTTGTCAACAGAGATTCTTTGCTGCATCAACCCCCCCCGGGTTCATTGGCGGTTTGTTTTTCTCCATGCAAGAAGCTCATTTCCAAGGAGCTGATTGGTCATGTTCACCGGCCCATGCTCTCCAAGACCCTCTGCAATTTCCCAGAGTATCCACCCATCCTGCCGTAGCCATGGCATGGGTGCCTTCTGCCTACTAGGCTTAATCTCGCCCGCCTTGTCGGCTCGAAGTATGTGGAGTCTGGTAGTTACTCCCAGCGGTGTGTACTGTCTGAACCTGATGGCCATGCATTTTTGGCTAATAAGAGaaggcaaaagaaaaaaaaaaggttgtTCCGCAACATGGATCTTTATCGTGCTACGGCGGAACAAGCATTATTACTATTACTGTCCGTTCTCGGCACTTATCCTCGTGGCCTTGTGCGTAGAAACTACCTCAAGTGACCATGAGGCACGAAACGACAAGGCGTGCTGTTCGACATGCAAGTTCCAGCCAGTTCATGATACCAATCTCGGTCGTTATACGGAGCGACGGGTGGCCGTAATGCGAACAATCAGAAAGGCAGGATCGAGATATTGAGACATCGAGACCGCCATTTCACACCGGTCATTCTACGAGGCTTCGTACGGAAATGATTCCCTCAGCCAAGCTTCCTCCTGACCGTTGTTTCGTTTGACCCTGAGTTATCATCCACGAGGAGCTCATTGCCACTCTCTCTTTGAACCGACAGTGAACCCATGTTCCCCGTGGCGTGGGACCGCCTCCCTGTCCCGTCCATCGGAGAGATTCTGATcgcttgcttgcttggtaAAATTAGCCtctatgtacggagtacggagtgctccgtcCGTATCAGCAAGGACTTTCGCGCCATGTTCCGAttcaaaaaataaaaataaaataaaaattttatttgGCACTTCCACGACGATCATTCCGATGAATGGACTCTCCAAGCTTGTCTGGGAAAAAGGCTCCAGTCAATCGAATCTAGCCGAATGCCCCGTCGTTTCGCTGATCGATCGGCGCTGAGCTCCTTCATTCTTCTTCGCGCCTTGATCAGTCAGCTACTGTCCTTAATAGGTTTTAAAGTTCAATCATCCAATAAGTCTCGTTGGTTGACACAAGGCGCGTCTCAGGAATGATGGCTAGACAGGGCATCATGTTCTAGAAGAGGCCGTCAGCAGCATGCCCGAAACAAACGCATGGGCAAAAAAGAGGCTTTATCACCTCGTATTCACTTTCACAAAACACGCAAAATATTTGCTGTCCAAGCGTCTACTACGTTCATAGGTGCCGTGACATGTCATGACTGGTCAATAGCAGGAGAGGTATCTCCAAAGCCGGCTTCTGCGCCAGGCTGCGAAGAAACCAGAGAATTGACCGAAGGCGGAAGCTTCTCCATCCGCGGACCACGAAGCCTCACTCACGCCCTCCAGTCGTTGCCAATTGTCACTGGCAACGGGATGATTACAAGTCATCCATGGCTGACCGATAGTCAGAGCCACAGCTGGGGTCAACTGGGTCTTTTAATCTCCAGAGACCGGATTGCGTGCTCAACATGATGCTGGACAGACTGAGATATTAGCTTGGCCACTCTGGGCAGTTGCCTTTCTTTCGCCGATAACGCGTGTTGtcatatacatacatgcacgAGGCGTAACCCGCGCGCCATGCCTTGATGGTGTTCACAGTCCCGCGGCGATGGTTCTGCCGAAGCAGAAATGTCATAGCAACGACCGAGGGAGGGCCTTTTCTCCCTTACAGAGCCCGTAACAAGGGACCCCGGTCTTGGGTACAAGCATCTCAGACGGAGAATTGATTCATGTTACCACCCGGCCATTGCTCGCCCATCCCGGGACAGCCTGCGGAGTTGTGAAATTGCAACAAATATGCATAGAAATCTCCTGTTACTGagatactagtagtagtactacaacTCCGAAATCAAGGGACACGAGGCTCGACGCGACTTATACGACGGCCACTAATTGCAGGATGTGTGGCATACattgtagtagtactagtacgtagtagGATacaatacatatgtacatattgATTGTGTTTATTTTTGGCAGCACGCCGAGTTCTAGAAGTGCCCCATCACGAGGACACTTTTTTTGTCATGTGGATTGGAGTCATAGAATTTCATGATTCATCATGGCGACCGAGCTGTTTATGCGCATGCCCGGCTCGCCATGTTCATCTGGCAGATGAATCTTGACGCttgctggtggtgttgcCTGATTCCGTCGAGTCGGCCTTGAAGCTGGCCATCATTCCCCATGCAATGCGACACATTCTGTTCCAATGTACAACTATTACACTGCATCAGATCTGTTTGGTACATGAACGGTTGCAGGAAACGCATTGAGTTCCCCGCAGCCACAAGGACATGGGATGGAACTGTTTGTCGGTTGATGCATCAAACCCAACTTTGCAGTCGTGCCGCCAACTCGAGAATCGGCGGCACCACGTGTGAAATTGAGACGGTTGACCCAAGAAGCGAGCTGCAATGCAACCAatgcgttcaatgttgtagGGTTTCCAGCAAGAACCAGtggtcgtccatgtcggaTTGGTTGCCAAGGATACGAAAGGCGatctcaaaaaaaaaaaaaaaaccacgtTGGAGCGACTGGCGAATAATGAAAAGTGTCTTTGGTTCTAGATGGCCAGGACTCATTCGACTCTGCTCAAAGCAAAGATGGAGTAGTAGATGCAAAAGGTTGCATATTGAAACGCCGACGCATGGTTCGGCAATCGGATCGAGTCTGGCAGCATTAGTAATGCAGCCGGCAACTACGGACCTCCAGACACCTCACTGTCCAGACGACAAAAAAGTATAAAACCATACATATGTAATCATTGCAACCTCAggagaaaataaaaaggtgAAAACGCGGCCGAGCACAACGCGAGAGAATACGGCAAATCGTCAACAAAGTAGGAATACAACATGGCGACCATGAAAGCAGTCGGTTCGTCATCCTCACCCCCagagaagaagccatcaaCATATCTAACCCACCACCAGAAATcaaaggcggcaagggcgaGCGGGACGCCCTCTTCATCAACGCGGAAACCCCCAAGCCAACCGCCGGCACCGGCCaggccattgtcaagatcaaggcaTTCGGCATCAACCGCATGGACATCATCCAGCGGCGCGGCCTGTacccgctgccgccgcaggCGCCCTCCACGCTGGGCGTCGAGTTCAGCGGCGTCATCGAGTCCTTTGGCCCCGGGGACCACGGGAGCTTCAACGCCGGCGACCCGGTGCTCGGGCTGGCCTACGGCGGCGCCTACGCCGAGTACATCGCCGTCAGCTCCAAGATGCTGCTCCACAAGCCGGACCACATGAGCTTCGAGCAGGCGGCCGCCGTCCCGGAGGCGTGGATCACCGCCACGCAGGCGCTGCACTCGGTGCTGGGCTTCACGGCGGGCAAGTCGGTCCTGTGGCACGCCGGCGCGTCCGGGGTGTCCATCGCGGGCATCCAGCTGTCGAGGGCGGCCGGCGCGTCCGAGGTGTACGCGACGGCCGGATCCGACGACAAGTGCGCCTTTGTGACGGGCGAGGTCGGCGCCACCGCGGCCTTCAACTACAAGACGACGGACTGGGCGCGGGAGATCAGGGACCGGACGGGCGGCAGGGGCGTCGACTACATTGTCGACTTTGTCGGCGCCGACTACTTCCAGAAGAACCTGGACGTCGCGGCCAGGGACGGCCGGATCGTCCTGCTGGGCACGCTGAGCGGCGGCAAGGTGCCCGACGCGGACATTTCGCAGATCCTGTACAAGAGGATCCGCATCGAGGGCAGCACGCTGCGCAGCCGGGATGAGGAGTATCAGGGCAGGCTGAGGGATCGGCTGGAGACGTACTGCCCCGAGTTTGCGTCCGGCAAGTTCAAGATCGTCGTGGACAAGGTGATGCCGTGGGAGGAGATTCGGGAGGCGCACAAGTACATGGAGGATGGGAAGAACACGGGCAAGATTGTGTGCACTATTTCCTAAAGATGATTTATTCTTATCAATGGGAAACACGAGTAGctagaaataaaaaaagaaacagaaaAAAAGGTCAGATGAGCCTAAATGACCGGTTTTGAGGCGCTTGAGAAACACAATAAGAGAGTCGCCCGGACTCAAATCACTCGTCTTCAGTAGCGCCAGCTAGTGTTCGTTTATCCATCTCAACATTTGCTCATATGCAGTTGTTTGTGCTTCGGTAATGGCGCTATCTGCATATGCGCCCACTACAGCAAAACCTGGGGACAAGTTAACATGCACAATACTTGCATATGTAGTGTTTCATGGAAAGCAACAGGGGGGAAAAGAGCCTACCATGTGGCACGCCAGGATAGACCTGCACCTCGTGCTCAAGATTTgccttggacatggcatCCTCGCCCACCTTCCGCACCTCGTCTGGAAACAGGTTGTCGTTTTCAACACACACTAGGCTCAGCGGTGCCCTCAGGTTGTTGAAATCGTCGGGCGTGACCGACGCACCGTGCGCCAGAGCTCCGGCCTTGATATACGGGCCCTTCTTCAACGCGCccgcctcctcgtcgctgccCTGCTCTTCCGTCTCCTGAGCCAGCAGGAGGACGAACCGTCCACCAACGCAGTACCCAACTGCGTATATCCCCTCGCCATTCTTGATGGCGTCTGCGTACTGGTCTTGCGCTGCCTCAATGACCTTGCGCAGGATGGGCATGACCTTGTCCGGGGTGATGCGGGCCAGCCACATGTCGATAATGAAGGACTTGACGACCCCGACGGCCTGGAGCTTGACTTGCtcgatgatggaggaggaggagtcGGTGATGGCCGTGGATAAGGGGACGCTGTCGCCGGCAAAGAGGTCCGGCATCAATACGAGGTAGCCCTCTGAGGCGAATTTGTCGGCTTGGATTTGATTGTTGACCGACTTGATTCCAGTGCCACCCGtgaggagcaggaggagctTTGAGTGCGCATGTGGGTAGTCGGATGGTTTGGAAATATATACCTGGTAGGTGGTTAGAGCGGTGTGGTATCGTGTTGCTGCAGCTGAGAGCCTACGTCGACATCGTTTAGTTTAATGATCTCACCGGTTGACGACTGTCCACTAGCTAGAGACTCGGGTTAGCATCGGCGCATGTGCGTTTCAACAAGATGATGTGCTCACGAGTTGGTCGGTCAGTTACGCAGTGCTCCCCGGTCTGAGCTGGCGGTTCTGCAGGTGTGGTGGTCTCCGGCCTCTGCTCAGTCTGCTGCTCCTGAGCGTCGCTCTCGGGAGCTTTGGTGGCGATGTCGACTTCAGTCATGATGGGCTATTTGAGTATTCAAATGGTGTAGCTACTGCGACCGTGGCAGGGCAAAGATGTTGGACAATGAAGGCTTGTCGCCGGCCAAGTTGACCACTTGGCATGTGGCAGGAAGTGGGCTGTGCCAAACAGGCTCAACGTCATCTTGAAGGTTTGGGGGGAGAGTCTCGGATGGTACGCTGTGTCAACAAGGTCACTTGATAGCTGCGAAAAAAAATTCACATACTATCAATCAGAGGCTACCTAGCACTGAGATCAATTCACACAAGAAATGGCCAATGTAACACCCATCACTACCAGAAGAAGGCTTCGACGACAGCTGTTCGGACTTGCGCCACCCGTGGAATGGAACCGTTGTAGCTTAGTCAGCACGCCACTGGCACCCCGCCATTGACTCACTTGAGCAGCTGCCTGCGGGGCCATTTCCATTAAACGCGCTGGACGCGTCGCGACGTCTAGATTATTCACGGTCATCGCTTGAGAAGGCTGTCCTGCGTAGGCTCACGCACCACCTTCACAAATTATTCGTCGAGACGAGAGCAAAGCACTTTTATATCGTCAATACGAACTGATCTAGCCATTATGGATGCCGCGTCTGCCCTATCGAGGGGGTCCCTTGAGTACGTCTTTCCGCATTCACTCCCGTCGGGCATCGTTTGAGGCCTGGACAAATGTGTTGACTTTTTATTCTAGTGtcatcttcaacgacatCGACAAAGCAGCGAAGCTCTTCCCCGTTCCTGTTATGCAATGCCTCCAAGTCAAGCCTATGGGTGCTTCGGCTACTGGAGGCGAACGATACAGACTGGTCATGAGCGACGGCGACCACTATGTTCAGGCCATGCTTGCAACGCAGGCAAACCACGTCATTCACGAGGGAAAGCTTGTACGAGGTAGTTTCGCTCGTGTCAAACAGTATAACCCTCAGAACTTGAAGGGAAAGAAGTAAGTCGACTCCCTCGGACATGAAACTCGTGCGCCGCCTAACAGCAGGCCAGCATTCTCGtcatcctcgacctcgaggtCATTGAATCCCTGGGCGTGCAAGAAAAGATTGGCAGCCCAACGGCTGTCGAGACCAATGATGCCAAAGAACAAACCATCGCTAGCAACGACTTTTACGGAACTAAGAAGGAAGAGAGCAAGCCGCAGGCTATGCCTTCAAGGCCAGCGGTTCACGACGGCGGCAACATCTATCCTATCGAAGGTCTCTCACCCTTCCAGCACAAGTGGACGATCAAGGCGCGAGTCACAATGAAGTCGGATATCAAGACATGGCATAAGCCCACAGGAGAGGGCAAGCTCTTCAGTGTGAACCTTCTCGACGAGAGTGGTGAGATCAAAGCCACTGGATTCAACGACCAGTGCGACGCGTTTTATGACCTCCTGCAAGAAGGTTCCGTCTACTACATTTCCAGCCCCTGTCGAGTGAATCTGGCAAAGAAGCAGTTCTCCAATCTACCAAACGATTACGAAATCACATTCGAGCGAGATACGAGAATCGAAAAGGCCGAGGATCAGACGAATGTGCCCCAGGTCCGGTTCAACTTCTGCACGATCCAGGAGCTACAAAATGTCGAAAAGGACAACACTGTTGACGTCATTGGCGTTTTGAAGGACGTTGGCGAAGTCAGCGAAATCACCTCCAAGGCGTCTGGCAAGCCCTTCCAGAAGCGAGAGCTCACTCTGGTTGATGACACGGGCTACTCTGTGCGCGTAACCGTCTGGGGTAAAACCGCCAACTCGTTCGACGCCAACCCCGAATCCGTAGTCGCCTTCAAGGGCACCAAGGTGTCCGACTTTGGCGGCAAGAGCCTCAGCCTCCTGTCGTCTGGCACCATGACGGTCGACCCCGACATCCCCGACGCCCACCGCCTCAAGGGCTGGTACGACTCCTCCGGGCGGACGGACAACTTCGCCACGCACCAAAATATGGCGAGCATGGGCAATGCCGGGGGCCGCGCAAACGAGAACAAGACCATTGCCCAGGTCAAGGAGGAGAATCTCGGCATGGACGCCCCCGCCTACTACTCCATCAAGGCCACCATCGTCTTTGTCAAACAAGAAAACTTCTGCTACCCCGCCTGCTCCAAGGAGGGCTGCAACAAGAAGGTGGTCGAGACCGGGGATGGATGGTACTGCGAGAAGTGCAGCGTGTCCCACGAGCGCCCTGATTACCGGTACATCGTGTCGCTCAACGTAGCAGACCACACGAGCCACCAATGGCTCAACTGCTTCAACGAGACGGGCGAAGCCATCTTTGGCATGTCGGCCAACCAGCTTATGGAGCTCAAGGACAACGACGATGCCAAGTTCATGGCGGCGTTTGAGGCCGTGAATTGCAAGAAGTTGAATTTCAGGTGTAGAGCGAAGATGGATAACTTTGGCGATACGCAGAGGTATGTACGGTTGTGTTTGTCttaatcttttttttaaaaaaaaaaaaaaaaatagcgTCCTGGAGCATGTTTGTCCGTGGACTCGAGACTAATTTTTCTCACACAGGGTCCGATATCAAATAATGAGCGCAGCGTTCTTGGATTTCAAGAGCGAGGGCAACAAGTTGGCCGAGTTGATCAAGCAGTATGACATGAATGCCTGAGTGTGTGCGAGAGAAACCCTAACCCTAGGCGGAGGGGATTTGACGAACAGTATGAACATGTATATTCACTAGTTgtgaaagaaagaaagaaaggagGAAGGGGGGTTCAGGAGATGCAGACGGGCGCAATCAAAGGATACGGGTCACGAGGGCTGTCGGCGGATCATGGGCTATTATATCAGTTGACGGGTAAAATGAAAGGGGATCTTCCTGTACTTCCCGACAACTTCTGTTTTTATTATAATGTCCATCACTTGTCGGTTCCCTGATGTGGGTGATAATTTTTACccatctttttattttacttgTTCTCATATATTGATTGATATTGACATCTATACTTGCTCAACATGGGTATCGTTCTGATGTGGTTCAACTAGGCAATGGGCAGCTTCTCGTGTTTCCACGGCCGCTTGCCCTCTCCGTCGCCATAGGCAGCGGTGGCCTGGTAGTCCCCCCTAATCTTGTACTTGTAGATGGTCaggccctcgaggccgacgggGCCACGGGCGTGGATCTTGTTGGTGCTGATGCCGACCTCGGTGCCGAAGCCGTAGCGCATGCCGTCTGCCACGCGCGTCGAGGCGTTCCAGTACACGCCGGCCGAGTCAACCTGGTTCATGAAGCgctcggcctcggcagcGTCCGCCGTGAGGATGGAGTCGGTATGATGCGAGCCGTGGGTGTTGATGTGCTCAATGGCCTGGGCGACGCCGTCCACCGTCTTGACGGCGAGGGTTAGACCCAGGAACTCGGTGTCAAAGTCGGCGGCGGTAGCGTCCctgacgtcgacgccggcgagggACGCCAGGGCCGCCTTGCTGGCCGGGTCGCAGCGTAGCGACACGCCCTTGGccgcgagggcggcggccacggcgggGAACGAGGTGCTGAGGGCGGTGTCCTGGACGAGCAGGGTCTCGAGGCTGTTGCACCCGGCGGGATAGCTCGTcttggcgtcgacgacggcggtgatggctTTTTCCGGGTCGGCGGTGGCGGTCAGGTAGATGGCGCAGATGCCGTCTGCGTGGCCGAGCACGGGGATCTTGGTCGACTCCTTGATGTAGCGGACGAGCTCGTTGGAGCCGCGGGGGATGACGAGGTCGATGTAGCGGTCCTGGGCGAGGAGCTGGGCGATTGCGTCGCGGGTGGTGACGAGCTGGATGGCTCCGTTGGGGACGTCTGTCTTTGCGAGGGCCGACGAAATGACCTTGGAGATGGCGACGAAGGACTTGGTGGACTCCTTGCCGCCTACATTGTTCCCGTGAGCAAATGGTTCCTTTTCGTTCAAGGGGGATATATAATTCGCGTGGGCGCAGACGTACCTTTGAGAATGGCAGCGTTTCCAGACTTGACAGCCAGACTGGCGATATTGGCAATGACCTCGGGGCGCGCCTcaaagatgatgaggatgacgccAATGGGACAGGAGACCCTCTCGAGGATgaagtcgtcgtcgagcttggTCCGCAATTGAATGTTTCCAACTGTTGCCTGGGTTAGGCGGGTCTGCGTAATTACACCTGTGATCTGACCCTTTTCTTTGgccaagaaacaaaacatacCTGGGTCTTCCAAATCCCTCACATCCAAGATGCCCTTCAACATATCGTCCCACTTGCCCTTTTTGCCGAGGTCGAGTCTGGAGACGAGAGCCTCGCTGAGGgagccgtcggcggcggccttttTCGCGAGCTCTAGGTCGCGGGCGTTGGCGGCGAGGATGTCGTCCCTGGCGGCGGAGAGGGCGGCGTGGATGGCATCGAGGGCGGCATTGCGCGCCGAGGCCGGCAGCGAAGCCAGTGCAAACGACGCCGTCTTTgcctccttggcggcagcCTCTGGCGTTGCGTTGGTGAGAGACATTTCTGGAGGGGTTGGGGGATGTTTGAGTTGGAATGGGCTGCGTCGCGGGGGAGGATTTGATGGGTGGGCGGGCAGGAGCAAATGACGGAAAGTGCGATGACGTTTGGTGGTTAACAAGTGGTTGCCCCGCCGAGGGGTTTCTCAAGCATCCGTCGAGttcattcaatgttccgtggctgAGGCCCATCCGATGCAACTTTCGCCCCTTGATAAAAAGAGGGACTCGGCTGTCTATTATATATGTAAAAGTGAGTGTAGCTTGATTGTAAAAAGGCCGTCGACATGCCACATGTCGAAACTGTCCGTCGTCTCTCATCCCGCCCGTATGCAACCCGTCGGGAAGTATAGGACATGCACACATGAAGCCATGGCTTGTGACGAACAGCGTTGCCGAGCGTCACTTTTCACAACGCCATTGGCGCCCTGCTGAGTCCTGGACATGGCTACGAAAGCAGGAGTGAATAGACGAGATAGCCATCAACATGGTCGGAAAGATAGGCATGTAACCATGGCTGAATTTAAGCATCTATGACAAGGCGTCTCCGGCACCCAGTAGTCGaacttgactcttgagtGGTAGCGGCTGCGTCCGGATCTGTCCCAGCTAGCCCGGGGGTTCGCCAGATGTGGACAAGACATGGTTTTTTGAGTAAACAACACCCGAGAAGAATCTCACGGCGGCAGATGGGAACGGGGACGCTTCACCCCGCATTGCCAACTACCAAAAAGGCAATAAATAGGGTTAGTGAAGCGACACGGCGACCTGACACTCCTGAGTCCCGACTtgggcatcttcatctttgccAAGACTCTAGCGGGGCCGCTCACGGTGGCATCCCGACGCTTCAACCCGTGCGGTATCCGCAGTCAAGAGCATCCAAGGCACTTGACAGACAACAAACTAACCAGACCAAAAATGTCCGGCTGCGCATGGACACGCTCACACCCCCTAGCCTCGTCACCCCCAGAAAGCCAACGCTGCCGAGCCTCGGAACCCAACTGCTCTGTTCGGAGCTCCAAGGTGCACACGGGGACCGCGTTAGGCCTTTCCGTTGCCGAGTTTCTCCTCCCTGTTTTTCAGCCATGTCCCTGTAATGCTTATAGCGCCGTTAGT is part of the Metarhizium brunneum chromosome 4, complete sequence genome and harbors:
- the ssb1 gene encoding Replication factor A protein 1, which produces MDAASALSRGSLDVIFNDIDKAAKLFPVPVMQCLQVKPMGASATGGERYRLVMSDGDHYVQAMLATQANHVIHEGKLVRGSFARVKQYNPQNLKGKNILVILDLEVIESLGVQEKIGSPTAVETNDAKEQTIASNDFYGTKKEESKPQAMPSRPAVHDGGNIYPIEGLSPFQHKWTIKARVTMKSDIKTWHKPTGEGKLFSVNLLDESGEIKATGFNDQCDAFYDLLQEGSVYYISSPCRVNLAKKQFSNLPNDYEITFERDTRIEKAEDQTNVPQVRFNFCTIQELQNVEKDNTVDVIGVLKDVGEVSEITSKASGKPFQKRELTLVDDTGYSVRVTVWGKTANSFDANPESVVAFKGTKVSDFGGKSLSLLSSGTMTVDPDIPDAHRLKGWYDSSGRTDNFATHQNMASMGNAGGRANENKTIAQVKEENLGMDAPAYYSIKATIVFVKQENFCYPACSKEGCNKKVVETGDGWYCEKCSVSHERPDYRYIVSLNVADHTSHQWLNCFNETGEAIFGMSANQLMELKDNDDAKFMAAFEAVNCKKLNFRCRAKMDNFGDTQRVRYQIMSAAFLDFKSEGNKLAELIKQYDMNA
- the tropI_3 gene encoding Hydrolase tropI, encoding MTEVDIATKAPESDAQEQQTEQRPETTTPAEPPAQTGEHCVTDRPTPSGQSSTGEIIKLNDVDVYISKPSDYPHAHSKLLLLLTGGTGIKSVNNQIQADKFASEGYLVLMPDLFAGDSVPLSTAITDSSSSIIEQVKLQAVGVVKSFIIDMWLARITPDKVMPILRKVIEAAQDQYADAIKNGEGIYAVGYCVGGRFVLLLAQETEEQGSDEEAGALKKGPYIKAGALAHGASVTPDDFNNLRAPLSLVCVENDNLFPDEVRKVGEDAMSKANLEHEVQVYPGVPHGFAVVGAYADSAITEAQTTAYEQMLRWINEH
- the TP53I3 gene encoding Quinone oxidoreductase PIG3, whose protein sequence is MATMKAVEIKGGKGERDALFINAETPKPTAGTGQAIVKIKAFGINRMDIIQRRGLYPLPPQAPSTLGVEFSGVIESFGPGDHGSFNAGDPVLGLAYGGAYAEYIAVSSKMLLHKPDHMSFEQAAAVPEAWITATQALHSVLGFTAGKSVLWHAGASGVSIAGIQLSRAAGASEVYATAGSDDKCAFVTGEVGATAAFNYKTTDWAREIRDRTGGRGVDYIVDFVGADYFQKNLDVAARDGRIVLLGTLSGGKVPDADISQILYKRIRIEGSTLRSRDEEYQGRLRDRLETYCPEFASGKFKIVVDKVMPWEEIREAHKYMEDGKNTGKIVCTIS